Proteins encoded within one genomic window of Brassica rapa cultivar Chiifu-401-42 chromosome A09, CAAS_Brap_v3.01, whole genome shotgun sequence:
- the LOC103841969 gene encoding 1-aminocyclopropane-1-carboxylate oxidase homolog 8 — MATITTDRSIQLNAFEETKTGVKGLVDSGITEVPAIFRAPTVVLDNLKPPPASQLTIPTVDLKGGRVFLKKQEGSVTRRGVVVKIGDAAEKWGFFQVVNHGIPLDKMEKMREGIRGFHEQDTETKKRFYSRDHTRKWVYHSNVDLYTARAASWRDTLCCYMPPDPPTLDDLPAVCGKIMMEYKKEIMNLGELLFELLSEALGLKPNHLKDMGCTESLVMFGQYYPSCPQPDLTLGLSKHTDFSFLTIVLQGNIGGLQVLHDKYWVDVPPVPGAFVVNIGDLLQLISNDKFISVEHRVVANGATEPRVSVPCFFSSIMKANPRVYGPIKELLSEQNPPKYRELTISEFSNMYGTKELNTSALHHFKI; from the exons aTGGCCACCATTACAACCGATCGTTCAATTCAACTAAATGCTTTCGAGGAGACCAAGACCGGCGTAAAAGGCCTTGTTGATTCTGGAATCACCGAGGTTCCGGCTATCTTCCGTGCGCCTACGGTTGTGTTAGATAACCTAAAACCACCACCAGCTTCGCAGCTAACGATCCCGACCGTTGATCTGAAAGGAGGACGAGTCTTCTTAAAAAAACAAGAGGGCTCGGTCACGCGGCGAGGCGTGGTTGTTAAGATAGGAGATGCGGCGGAAAAATGGGGATTTTTCCAGGTGGTCAATCACGGGATTCCTCTCGacaagatggagaagatgagAGAAGGGATTCGAGGGTTTCACGAGCAGGACACGGAGACTAAGAAACGGTTCTACTCTCGCGATCACACCAGAAAATGGGTTTACCACAGCAACGTCGATCTCTACACCGCTCGGGCTGCGAGCTGGAGAGATACCCTCTGTTGCTACATGCCCCCCGATCCTCCCACACTGGACGACTTGCCTGCGGTTTGTGG GAAGATTATGATGGAGTACAAAAAAGAAATTATGAATTTAGGTGAACTGCTCTTTGAGCTTCTCTCAGAAGCACTAGGGTTAAAGCCTAATCACCTCAAGGACATGGGTTGCACCGAGTCATTGGTCATGTTCGGCCAGTATTACCCATCTTGCCCTCAGCCCGACCTTACTCTAGGCTTAAGCAAGCACACcgatttttcttttctaaccATTGTTCTTCAGGGAAATATCGGAGGGCTTCAAGTTCTCCATGACAAGTATTGGGTCGATGTTCCTCCTGTCCCTGGGGCTTTTGTCGTTAACATCGGAGATCTTCTCCAG CTTATAAGCAACGACAAGTTCATAAGCGTGGAGCACAGGGTGGTAGCAAATGGAGCCACTGAACCGCGGGTTTCGGTGCCATGTTTCTTCAGCAGCATCATGAAGGCGAATCCTCGAGTGTATGGACCCATCAAAGAGCTTCTGTCAGAACAAAACCCTCCAAAGTATAGGGAGTTAACCATCAGTGAGTTCTCAAACATGTACGGGACAAAAGAACTCAATACATCTGCGTTACACCATTTCAAGATCTGA